The Thiovulum sp. ES sequence TCCTGTAATAATGCCCGTCTACGTCCCAGAGCTCCCACCCCCCAACCAAACCCTTAACCTTCTCCAAAACCTCCTTGAACTCCCCCTCGAACTTTAGCTTCACCATATGGAAGGGATGGTTTAAAATTTCTTCGGGTATATCCCCATCCTTGTAGGATTTTGCAATTAAAGCCGCTGCCAAAATCCCATCCCTCCCCTTCGTAAAATCGTAGTATATAAGCCCACCGTTCCCCTCACCTCCCAACTTGGCTCCTAC is a genomic window containing:
- a CDS encoding phosphomannomutase (PFAM: Phosphoglucomutase/phosphomannomutase, C-terminal domain); amino-acid sequence: MGGEGNGGLIYYDFTKGRDGILAAALIAKSYKDGDIPEEILNHPFHMVKLKFEGEFKEVLEKVKGLVGGWELWDVDGHYYRSGENWVHIRPSNTEPIIRVVVEGEREFVDKILKALNRDARDQR